In Sphaeramia orbicularis chromosome 14, fSphaOr1.1, whole genome shotgun sequence, the following are encoded in one genomic region:
- the chrne gene encoding acetylcholine receptor subunit epsilon isoform X2, producing the protein MAAHSFWILCGVVTIFGTLMVQVQCNEESQLISDLFKDYNKNIRPAVHPEDKVEVQIKLTLTNLISLNEKEETLTTNVWIEIQWTDYRLSWNKSDYYGIDIIRVPSTTVWLPDIVLDNNIDGKFDVAYYANVLIYDSGWMYWLPPAIYRSTCAIEITYFPFDYQNCTLAFRSQTYSANEVDLILAIGETGNVIEWVDIDPEAFTENGEWAIVHRPARKMINTKYSPDDLEYQEIMFNIIIQRKPLFYIINIILPCSLISSLVVLAYFLPAQAGGQKLTVSISVLLAQTVFLFLIAQKVPETSLSVPLIGKYLIFVMCVTTLIATNQIVVLNFSLRSPSTHTMSHTIKHIFLEMVPRFLGMSPLVDDSEVTTEVNGVRERRRSSFGLMQRAEEYVLKQPRSEMLFDKQRERHGLTRSIVDNIDVSSTANLYKSLAQAAPEIKQCVDACNFIAESTRQQNNIGSTLHPPCLLCGLAAMLLWLQM; encoded by the exons ATGGCAGCACACAGTTTTTGGATATTGTGTGGAGTTGTAACTATCTTTGGGACTTTGATGGTTCAAG TGCAGTGCAATGAAGAGTCACAGCTGATCAGTGACCTGTTTAAAGATTACAACAAGAATATTCGGCCGGCGGTTCATCCTGAAGACAAGGTGGAGGTTCAGATCAAACTGACTCTAACAAACCTCATCTCCCTG AATGAAAAAGAGGAGACTCTTACAACCAACGTGTGGATTGAGATT CAATGGACTGATTATCGCCTTTCCTGGAATAAAAGTGATTATTATGGTATTGATATTATTCGAGTCCCATCCACGACTGTGTGGCTCCCTGACATTGTCCTTGACAACAA TATTGACGGCAAATTTGATGTGGCTTACTACGCCAACGTGCTGATCTATGACAGTGGTTGGATGTACTGGCTTCCTCCTGCTATCTATCGCAGCACCTGTGCCATTGAAATCACCTACTTCCCATTTGATTATCAAAACTGCACCCTGGCATTCAG ATCCCAGACCTACAGCGCCAATGAAGTGGATCTCATCCTGGCTATTGGAGAAACTGGGAACGTTATTGAGTGGGTAGACATCGACCCAGAGGCTTTCACAG AGAATGGTGAGTGGGCCATTGTCCATCGTCCAGCCAGGAAGATGATCAATACTAAATATTCTCCAGACGACCTGGAGTATCAAGAGATCATGTTCAATATAATTATCCAGAGGAAGCCTTTGTTttacatcatcaacatcatcctGCCCTGCTCTTTAATCTCCTCGCTGGTTGTCCTGGCTTATTTCCTACCTGCACAAG CCGGTGGACAGAAGCTGACTGTGTCCATCTCTGTTCTGCTGGCTCAGActgtcttcctcttcctcattgcTCAGAAGGTCCCTGAGACGTCTCTCTCTGTGCCTCTTATTGGAAA GTACTTGATCTTTGTCATGTGTGTGACTACTCTTATTGCAACCAATCAAATCGTGGTGCTGAACTTCTCCCTGCGTAGTCCCAGTACTCATACCATGTCCCACACTATCAAACAT ATATTCCTGGAGATGGTACCTCGTTTCCTGGGCATGTCTCCCCTGGTGGATGACAGTGAAGTGACAACAGAGGTAAACGGAGTGAGGGAGCGGCGGCGGAGTTCTTTTGGCCTGATGCAGAGAGCAGAAGAATATGTACTGAAACAACCACGCAGTGAAATGTTGTTTGACAAACAGAGAGAGAGGCATGGCCTGACAAGATCAATTG TGGACAACATAGATGTTAGCAGCACAGCTAACCTATATAAGAGTCTGGCCCAGGCTGCACCTGAGATCAAGCAGTGTGTGGATgcctgtaattttattgctgagaGCACAAGACAACAAAACAACATTGGATCT